The DNA segment GCCCCCCGCCGCAGGGGCCCGGTGAACTTCACCTGCACCGGCACAGAAGTAAGGGGCTGGTCCTGGTTTGCTTCAGGCAACCAAAGGTGGGCGCGGGCCTGGAGGTCGGCGCTGGCTTCCAGCAGGCTGGCTCCGTCAAGGCGCAAATCTGCGTCGATGTGACCTGCCAGCCGCTGCAGTCGCTCCTTGGGGCTGCTTTGCCGGTCACGCTCCAGCCGGGCAGCGCTCAGCCGAGCTCTAGCTAGCTCCAGGGCCCGCAGCTGGTCCTGCACGCTGCCGCTAAAGGTGTCGATCAGCAAAGTGCCGATGTCGCTGGCCCGGCCCAGGATCGGCGCGCTCTCGCCGCGCCACAGGGGCCAAGCCCTGACCAACTGCTGCAAAAACAGCGGCGGTAATCGCTCACCCTGAAGGCGGGCTCGGAAGGCGCCATGCCACACGCCACTCCAATCGATGGCAAGGTTGCCCCCAGCAAGAGGAGAGAAAGCTCCTTGGACTGAGTAGCGACGCTTGGCATAGCGGAAATTCGCCTGTGCCGATTTCCCCCAAACGCCTAAAAACACTGGCCGATCGAGCTGGGCGCTGCCGCTGAAGGCCAGGGGTTGGAGTTCAAGCAGGCCCTGACCGCTCAGCCGGGCTTGCAGGGGCTGACGCCTCGAATTTGGTCCCAGGGCAAGCTGCAATCCATCGATGGGCAATTGGGATGCCTGCCAGCGATAGCCCTGAGGGCGGCCATTGAGTTCGAGCTCCCCGCCGGCCCGTTCAAGGCGCACCTGTAGGGGGACCCAACGGGAATCGAGGCGGGCTTCCAGCACCCCCACCGGAGCTGGGGCTAGGGCTTCCATGCGAAGGCGCCCACCACCAGCCGGATCACCAAACCACTGTCCCTGCCAGTTTTCCCGCAAGCTGAGGGGGCCGGCACCGGGCTGGTCGATCCGGAGATCCAGGTCTGGCTTCAAGGCATTGAGTGGGCCCCGCACCCGGCCGGAGGCTTGCAAAGTTCCCTGCAATTGGGCGCCCACAAGCAGATCGAGCCGCTCGAGTGGGTAGCGATCTAGCTCCAGGCTGAGATCGAGCTGGCCCGGCACCAGCCCCTCACCGGCCCGCAAGCCCAGGGGCAACACCCCCTGGGCCGAGAGGTGGGCACTGGTGAACCTTTGCAGCACTAGGCGCTGATCACGCCAATCCAGAACCGCATCCCAGCGCCCCAGCAACGGGTTGCTGGGCTGGCCAAAGCGGGCCTGGAGCTGGGGCAGGCCCCACGGACCCCTGGCCGTCAGTGAACCGCCCATTTGTTGGTTCAACACCCAGGCGGGGGTTCCGGCTTGCAGGGGAAGGTCACCGGGCCGGAGCTGCCATTGCCCCGTCAGATCAAAACGCCTGGCCAAGCTCCCCTTGAGCTTTAGCCAGGAACGGCCGCGGGCCAGCTCAAACTGGCGCAACTGAAGCTGGTTTCGCTGCCACAACCCCTTAAGCCACAGCGTGCCCTGCAGGCCCTTGCTCCCCGGTACTCCCCAGCGCCAAGCAGAGCGGTTCAACTCAAGCGCCTGGCCGCTGCAGCGCAATTGGCTGAATGGCAACTCCAGTCGGGCTGCGCCAGTAGCCGGCCGCCAGCGCAATTGGTGCAGCTGGGCTCCACCTCGACAGAAGGGCTGGCGATCCCTCCAGGCCAAGGCGAACTTGCCATCTGCGCGACCAGCAAGCTGACCAGGCACGCCTAACAGGCGCTGCAGCGGGGCTAGCTGCAAGGCTTGTGCCCGCAGGGTTCCATCCCAGTGCTGACTCTGCCAATTGCCCTGGAGCTCCATGGCCAGCTCGCCAGCGGCCGCCTCCGAGCGCAGCCAAGCCGCCAGTTCCAGCTCGCGCCTATGGGGCCGCACTGCGCCGCGGCCCGTGAGGCGGAGGCTGGTACCGGAAGGCAGCAGGTTGAGCACGGCTGGATCAACCAGGCGCAACCTGAGATCCAGGTGTGGTGGCTTTGTCCCTGGGTCAAGCCGCCCTGGCACCCAAAACTGACCTTGGGAGTTGCGGCGCAAGTCAGCTCGCACTCCCGCCAAGCCCACATGCAGCACTGGCAAACGCTGGCTCAAGCTGGCTAGTGGGTCCAGGCTCACCAAAGCCGAACGCACCAAGACTGAGGAGCTATCGAGCCGCCCAGGGGCGATGCGACTGGGACCAATGCGCAGACCACCCCAGCCCAGACCCTGATAGTCGCCAAGCTCAACGGGATGGCCAGCAAGCTGGCTGAGCGGCTGCTCAAGCCGAGGTCTCCAGTGCTCGTAGAGCTTTCTCAGGGCCTGATCCCCGCCCCAAACCAGCAGAATCAGACCACCGCAGCCGCCAGTAAACGCCGCAAGCAAGCGGAAGCTGCCGGGGCCGCGAGGCCAGGGTGGGGGTGAAAGTGACGGCGAAGCAGGGACTGGCCCAGGGTTCTGTTCTGGCAACTCCGCCATTCCCGTGGGCTGCCACCCCTGCGACCGGCGCAATATAAAGGCACTAACCCAAACTTCCAGCCCTATGGCCGCTGATCCAATCCTGCTAACAGCGGGCAAATGGCTGGGGGCCGCCAGTGGGGTCCTGGCTTTGACAACAATTATTGGTTATCTGAGCCGCTGGGGAATTCGCTTTCGACTGGTTGGTGTCACCAGCTTCACGGCCCTGCTCGCCGTTTCCTGCCTGGCCTTTGCGGTGAGCTACACCCCTCGGGTGCAGCTAGCTGGGGCCGTGAGCGTGCCCGTGGTGTTTGACAACGGCATCGACCTGGTGGTGGCAGCAGCGCCAGACGGCCTAGCGGATGGGGCCGCGGCACCCACCGTTCAGCAAGTAGCCCAAAACCTCAGGGGTGGCGGCCGCAGCAGCGCCGACAACCTGGTTCATGTGCGACTGCGTCGGGTGGAGACGGTCGCCCCGGGGCTGAGCAAGCCGGTGGTGCTGGCGGAAGCCACCCGCAGCCTGACAACTGGTGATGTTGAGCTAGGTCCCTAACCATGTGGCAATTGCCGATTCACTTCAAGCGGGAACAACGCCAATTGGAGCTGGCCGGCATCGATAACTGGCCCCAACTCGCCGGTCTCCAAGACCAGGACCTGCGCCGGCTTGGCCGCAGCGGCGGCGCCAGCGAGGCCCGGCTGATCAAGCTTCGGGGCCAGGCCCGGCTAGTGGTGGAGGTTGGCCTCGAGCCGGCAGAAGCCGCCCTGCTGCTCTACGCCGGCATCGCTAGCAGGGCTGGATTGGCGGCCAGTGACCCTCACCAACTCTTGGTACAGATGGGCCGACTGCAGCGAAGCCTCACCGGCATGGCCTCCCCGCTGCTCGATCTAGCCACCTTGAACAAGTGGATCCAGCGCGCCCAACGCCGCCCCACAAACTGATCCAGAGCAGGCTCCAGCCGCCGTGCCTTATGGCTCAAATGGATTTGCAATGGGGCTTCATACGTTGTCTGATCGCCAGTCCCCCAAAATTCACTCGGCCTACGGCCGGGCCCTAGCCAGACTGCTGCCGGTGTTGCTAATCAACTTGGCAGCCGTATGGACACCCGTCCTGGCCCAATCCCAGTTGCTGGAGTCCGTGAAGCAAAACCCGGCCAAGGCGAAGGCGCTTTGCAGCCAGTTTCAAAGCTTCAATGCCCAGGGGCTCTCCGCTACATCCCGTGCGGCCGTCGGCCAGATCGCTCGCCAACAAAACCTCAGCCCTATGGATT comes from the Cyanobium sp. Tous-M-B4 genome and includes:
- a CDS encoding translocation/assembly module TamB translates to MLAAFTGGCGGLILLVWGGDQALRKLYEHWRPRLEQPLSQLAGHPVELGDYQGLGWGGLRIGPSRIAPGRLDSSSVLVRSALVSLDPLASLSQRLPVLHVGLAGVRADLRRNSQGQFWVPGRLDPGTKPPHLDLRLRLVDPAVLNLLPSGTSLRLTGRGAVRPHRRELELAAWLRSEAAAGELAMELQGNWQSQHWDGTLRAQALQLAPLQRLLGVPGQLAGRADGKFALAWRDRQPFCRGGAQLHQLRWRPATGAARLELPFSQLRCSGQALELNRSAWRWGVPGSKGLQGTLWLKGLWQRNQLQLRQFELARGRSWLKLKGSLARRFDLTGQWQLRPGDLPLQAGTPAWVLNQQMGGSLTARGPWGLPQLQARFGQPSNPLLGRWDAVLDWRDQRLVLQRFTSAHLSAQGVLPLGLRAGEGLVPGQLDLSLELDRYPLERLDLLVGAQLQGTLQASGRVRGPLNALKPDLDLRIDQPGAGPLSLRENWQGQWFGDPAGGGRLRMEALAPAPVGVLEARLDSRWVPLQVRLERAGGELELNGRPQGYRWQASQLPIDGLQLALGPNSRRQPLQARLSGQGLLELQPLAFSGSAQLDRPVFLGVWGKSAQANFRYAKRRYSVQGAFSPLAGGNLAIDWSGVWHGAFRARLQGERLPPLFLQQLVRAWPLWRGESAPILGRASDIGTLLIDTFSGSVQDQLRALELARARLSAARLERDRQSSPKERLQRLAGHIDADLRLDGASLLEASADLQARAHLWLPEANQDQPLTSVPVQVKFTGPLRRGAGNFSLADLPLELLALLTPVPAGLRGRLSLQGRYRLGTPQPELALNISLVDGYLRETALVLERGTIQLEQARLLLDLSLRAAGASSSVELAGVVPLDSGKQGLELRLASRDDGLRFLAGLAQPALQWNQGSGDLQLLVRGSVREPIANGFLRFRGAQLQFIGQKVRDVDATLLFDFEQLLLQEFNAKVGDKGVVRGSGSLGLFRPEATADGKDANLMVVLEKVPFAMPRIKAVADGSLQIGGSLAALDIGGELAVARGSVNVQPARLASEANLAAPVVSAAELLESRWDYDQPMVLLGPDVESNASETLRAAVPNASFVGFDDLKLKLGPDLKVGIPNLASFGTSGLLRLNGRLDPSLRLQGVVRLLNGRLNLFTTTFGLDPDSPNVAVFTPSMGLIPFLDISLRTRVSDNLPTTSGVGTAGSLSVQDFQAVGATNSLDQLNLVRVFLSVSGPADRLADNLVLRSSPPLSEDRLLALIGGNTLAGLAGSAGGTALATALGQTLLSPLLGTLGDAFGQRLSFALYPTYVNQGVASGAERRSGRVPPQLVLGAELGLDLTERFNASVLAAPNRSDVPPQLNLNFKASELLNLQGAIDSQGAWQTQLQLFFRF
- a CDS encoding Ycf51 family protein, which encodes MAADPILLTAGKWLGAASGVLALTTIIGYLSRWGIRFRLVGVTSFTALLAVSCLAFAVSYTPRVQLAGAVSVPVVFDNGIDLVVAAAPDGLADGAAAPTVQQVAQNLRGGGRSSADNLVHVRLRRVETVAPGLSKPVVLAEATRSLTTGDVELGP
- a CDS encoding DUF4332 domain-containing protein, with the translated sequence MWQLPIHFKREQRQLELAGIDNWPQLAGLQDQDLRRLGRSGGASEARLIKLRGQARLVVEVGLEPAEAALLLYAGIASRAGLAASDPHQLLVQMGRLQRSLTGMASPLLDLATLNKWIQRAQRRPTN